From the Balearica regulorum gibbericeps isolate bBalReg1 chromosome 4, bBalReg1.pri, whole genome shotgun sequence genome, one window contains:
- the LOC142601513 gene encoding alveolar macrophage chemotactic factor-like, whose protein sequence is MSPHLRLVLLLAAAAALCRGAPLAGELRCRCVRTVSEVIPPRRLARVEFVAEGPHCAVPEVIATTKHGQTVCLSPSAPWVKLIVTRILNSSHNQL, encoded by the exons ATGAGCCCGCACCTCCGCCTCGTCCTCCTcctggccgccgccgccgctctcTGCCGGG gtGCGCCGCTGGCCGGGGAGCTGCGCTGCCGCTGCGTGCGGACCGTGTCCGAGGTGATCCCGCCGCGGCGCCTGGCCCGCGTGGAGTTCGTCGCCGAGGGGCCGCACTGCGCCGTGCCCGAGGTCAT AGCCACGACGAAGCACGGACAGACGGTCTGCCTGAGCCCCTCCGCACCCTGGGTCAAGCTCATCGTCACCAGGATCCTCAACAG TTCACATAACCAGCTCTGA
- the LOC142601514 gene encoding alveolar macrophage chemotactic factor-like: protein MSPHLRLVLLLAAAAALCRGAPLAGELRCRCVRTVSEVIPPRRLARVEFVAEGPHCAVPEVIATTKHGQTVCLSPSAPWVKLIVTRILNSSAQKN, encoded by the exons ATGAGCCCGCACCTCCGCCTCGTCCTCCTcctggccgccgccgccgctctcTGCCGGG gtGCGCCGCTGGCCGGGGAGCTGCGCTGCCGCTGCGTGCGGACCGTGTCCGAGGTGATCCCGCCGCGGCGCCTGGCCCGCGTGGAGTTCGTCGCCGAGGGGCCGCACTGCGCCGTGCCCGAGGTCAT AGCCACGACGAAGCACGGACAGACGGTCTGCCTGAGCCCCTCCGCACCCTGGGTCAAGCTCATCGTCACCAGGATCCTCAACAG CTCAGCACAGAAAAACTGA